A single window of Aspergillus oryzae RIB40 DNA, chromosome 8 DNA harbors:
- a CDS encoding uncharacterized protein (predicted protein): MLSYTSHCLQALLGVASLPYRQYQAYSSPQAPLQVPQVPQAGPPITTLVSSCAGFSYPEVACIDRYGSLLQGEFERKVRNVLGDADTYISTNAPSEPTFSDLQNADFLVWNQSAAKAILGPNPHVDFMFSIEDCSHEAPVYVPTTNELYFSRLQQGFLPQLVINLNNDPPTLEEKLAQPPIYAATGARFRDGLLYLATIGGNESLAGYTFRPGLYTLDPITGKTQALLNNYYGYYFNAVDDLDIDHEGQIWFTDNGNTAFLLPTLPTPLPTPLSNSPAKQPIPKTRKITAVPAK; this comes from the coding sequence ATGCTTTCCTACACTAGCCACTGTCTGCAGGCACTGCTCGGGGTCGCCTCCCTACCCTACCGGCAATACCAGGCGTACTCCAGCCCTCAAGCACCCCTCCAAGTACCCCAAGTACCCCAAGCCGGACCCCCAATCACCACACTGGTCTCGTCATGCGCGGGGTTCAGCTACCCGGAGGTTGCCTGTATTGATCGCTACGGATCCCTCCTGCAAGGCGAGTTCGAGCGCAAAGTACGCAACGTGCTTGGCGACGCCGACACCTACATCTCCACCAACGCGCCGTCAGAACCAACCTTCTCCGATCTGCAGAATGCCGATTTCCTCGTATGGAACCAATCGGCGGCAAAGGCCATCCTGGGTCCCAACCCGCACGTCGATTTCATGTTCAGCATCGAGGACTGCTCCCACGAGGCTCCCGTGTACGTCCCCACTACTAACGAACTGTACTTCTCCCGCTTACAGCAGGGATTCCTCCCTCAACTGGTGATTAACTTGAACAATGACCCTCCTACTTTGGAAGAGAAGCTAGCCCAGCCACCTATTTACGCCGCCACGGGAGCGCGATTCCGTGATGGCCTCCTCTACCTCGCCACGATAGGCGGAAACGAGTCTCTTGCCGGCTACACGTTTCGTCCAGGTCTGTATACGTTGGACCCTATTACGGGAAAAACTCAAGCTCTTCTGAACAACTACTACGGGTATTATTTCAATGCAGTGGACGATCTTGACATCGATCATGAAGGTCAGATCTGGTTCACGGACAATGGTAACACtgccttcctcctccctaCCCTCCCTACTCCACTACCTACCCCCCTATCAAACAGTCCAGCTAAACAACCAATTCCCAAAACTCGAAAGATTACGGCCGTCCCTGCCAAGTAA
- a CDS encoding MmgE/PrpD family protein (uncharacterized protein involved in propionate catabolism), producing MTVTDSTPEGNVTAELCNWVTELKPSDIPADVLQRAKHLLLDGIACGLVGSHVPWSEQAAKAIDDYEPEGYCSVIGYNRRYGPQAAAILNGSFIQAVELDDYHSAAPLHSASVLLPALFAAAEVQSKGHRKSVVSGLDFLVALVVGFETGPRVGSAMYGADLLSRGWHSGPVFGSPAAAAASSKLLGLSPDDTESAVGIACTQAGGLMAAQYEGMVKRVQHAFAARNGLFGALLARDGYVGIKKVFDRSYGGFLTMFTQGNGRTPQYKPEEVTTALGKEWQTTNIRVKLHACVGGCHGQIEALEKLQRNYPDRFAVDQLHNIRRITVSLSEPVFAHDGWAPEERPLTATGGQMNAAYIGAAQLVYGQVLLDQFEPHALDSDAVWSLIDKTTCVHSSEFDKPGHLCGARIVVEFNDGETVEDVVAMPKGFDPPITDDEIREKWRKLASSVIDSERLQRIENSVLSLETSADVSELLALISGEL from the exons ATGACCGTCACAGACTCCACGCCAGAAGGAAACGTCACTGCAGAGCTCTGCAACTGGGTGACAGAGCTCAAGCCCTCAGACATCCCGGCAGATGTCCTTCAACGAGCCAAACATTTGCTGCTCGACGGCATCGCCTGTGGCCTGGTCGGATCTCACGTCCCGTGGTCCGAGCAAGCGGCCAAGGCCATCGATGACTATGAACCGGAAGGATATTGTAGTGTCATAGGATACAACCGG CGATACGGCCCCCAAGCAGCGGCCATTCTCAACGGTTCATTCATCCAAGCCGTAGAATTAGATGATTACCACAGTGCCGCACCGCTCCACTCCGCCAGTGTCCTCTTGCCTGCATTATTCGCCGCAGCGGAAGTGCAGTCCAAGGGACACCGGAAGAGCGTGGTCTCGGGACTCGATTTCCTCGTTGCCCTAGTGGTGGGATTCGAAACGGGACCACGAGTCGGATCCGCCATGTACGGTGCAGATCTGCTTTCGCGGGGATGGCACTCAGGTCCGGTCTTCGGCTCTCCGGCAGCGGCAGCTGCGTCCTCGAAGCTCTTGGGCCTCAGCCCAGATGACACCGAGTCAGCGGTCGGGATCGCCTGCACACAGGCGGGCGGGCTGATGGCAGCACAGTACGAAGGAATGGTGAAGCGTGTACAGCACGCGTTCGCCGCTCGCAACGGACTCTTCGGTGCTCTCTTGGCTCGCGACGGATACGTCGGAATCAAGAAGGTGTTCGACCGCAGCTATGGCGGTTTCCTCACCATGTTCACACAAGGAAACGGCCGGACTCCGCAGTATAAGCCGGAGGAGGTAACGACCGCACTGGGGAAGGAGTGGCAGACGACGAATATCCGCGTGAAATTGCATGCCTGTGTCGGCGGCTGTCACGGACAGATTGAAGCCCTGGAGAAGCTCCAGCGGAACTACCCTGACCGATTTGCTGTCGACCAGCTGCACAATATCCGTCGCATTACGGTTTCCCTGTCTGAGCCGGTGTTTGCGCACGATGGCTGGGCCCCGGAGGAGCGGCCGTTGACTGCGACTGGCGGGCAGATGAACGCGGCGTACATTGGTGCCGCGCAGCTGGTGTATGGACAGGTGCTGCTCGATCAGTTTGAGCCTCATGCTTTGGACAGTGATGCCGTCTGGAGTCTCATTGACAAAACCACCTGTGTTCATAGCTCGGAGTTCGATAAGCCAGGTCATCTCTGCGGGGCACGCATCGTGGTTGAGTTTAACGACGGGGAGACTGTGGAAGATGTGGTTGCCATGCCGAAAGGTTTTGATCCACCCATCACGGACGATGAAATCCGTGAGAAGTGGCGCAAGCTGGCGAGTTCCGTGATCGACTCGGAAAGACTGCAGAGAATCGAGAACTCGGTTCTGTCTTTGGAGACTTCAGCTGATGTGTCGGAATTGTTAGCTCTGATCAGCGGTGAGCTGTAG
- a CDS encoding MFS transporter (synaptic vesicle transporter SVOP and related transporters (major facilitator superfamily)), with translation MAVAELPNIVSTDSSPSPHPGSRLSSEPTDIESQKAPSNAEPKTDPNLVTWDGPDDPANPQNWSFAYRAFVTAIWVYGNLCTCIASSIFSSGSGQIAQRFHVGSTVVTLGISLFLLGYTVGPPVWGPLSERFGRKWPMVIGMALFTIFCIPVAVAKNLQTVLIGRFLTGVFGAAPLSLVGGSLVDMWNPAQRGVAMACCIGTIFGSPVLAPLMGNFIVESYLGWRFTQWLSCIMGGSCTVLVVFGLPETFAGSILRKKAAAIRKAGNPDVHTVYDGKQKGIKDIFVIFLLRPFALLVTEPILLLVTIYQAFIYGILYLVFVSYPIAFREVRGWSLGISALPYIGMMVGILIGCAIVVIQTRRNYDGNKAVVPEQRLPLMIAGGCLLPVGLFIFAWTSNPNIHWAGMVIGSAPVGTGMYMVFVQCLNYLVDVYPTIANSAIGANTFVRSFFGAGFPLFGPFMYHNLGVAWASSTLGFISIAMIPIPVLFYRYGARIRSWSKNSKHT, from the exons ATGGCGGTAGCTGAGTTACCCAATATTGTGTCTACGGACTCTTCACCCTCCCCTCATCCGGGTAGTCGACTATCATCGGAACCTACCGACATCGAAAGCCAGAAAGCTCCTTCAAACGCCGAGCCCAAGACGGATCCAAACCTAGTCACCTGGGATGGACCGGATGATCCAGCCAACCCCCAAAACTGGTCCTTCGCATACCGGGCGTTTGTCACAGCCATCTGGGTCTATGGAAACCTCTGCACATGTATCGCCAGTAGTATCTTCAGCAGTGGAAGTGGCCAAATCGCCCAACGGTTTCATGTCGGCAGTACGGTGGTGACACTTGGAAtcagcttgttcttgctg GGTTACACTGTTGGTCCGCCCGTATGGGGTCCTTTGTCTGAGCGATTCGGGCGTAAGTGGCCCATGGTCATCGGTATGGCTCTTTTTACCATCTTCTGTATACCCGTGGCCGTGGCGAAGAATTTGCAAACGGTCCTCATCGGTCGGTTCCTGACCGGAGTCTTTGGCGCGGCTCCCTTGTCTCTTGTCGGAGGTTCATTGGTGGATATGTGGAATCCCGCGCAACGTGGTGTGGCGATGGCATGTTGTATCGGCACAATCTTTGGCAGTCCGGTGTTGGCCCCTTTGATGGGTAACTTTATCGTGGAAAGCTATCTGGGGTGGCGGTTCACACAATGGCTCAGTTGCATCATGGGCGGGTCATGTACAGTTCTGGTGGTCTTTGGGCTGCCCGAGACATTTGCCGGGTCCATCCTGCGCAAGAAGGCTGCAGCCATCCGCAAGGCGGGCAACCCGGACGTCCACACGGTGTATGATGGGAAGCAAAAGGGAATCAAGGATAtattcgtcatcttcttgctgAGACCATTTG CACTTTTGGTTACCGAGCCGATTCTTCTGCTGGTCACTATCTACCAG GCTTTCATCTATGGCATCTTATACCTCGTGTTCGTTTCGTACCCTATCGCCTTCCGCGAAGTACGTGGCTGGTCGCTGGGAATCAGCGCCCTCCCATATATCGGCATGATGGTCGGAATTCTGATCGGTTGTGCCATTGTGGTCATACAAACGCGACGCAACTACGACGGGAACAAAGCCGTGGTCCCCGAGCAACGCCTGCCCCTCATGATCGCGGGAGGATGCCTGCTCCCCGTCGgactcttcatcttcgcctggacatccaaccccaacatccaCTGGGCTGGCATGGTCATCGGAAGTGCCCCCGTCGGCACAGGCATGTACATGGTCTTCGTGCAGTGTCTGAACTACCTAGTTGACGTGTACCCGACCATCGCCAACAGTGCGATCGGCGCCAATACCTTCGTGCGTAGCTTCTTCGGCGCCGGCTTCCCACTCTTCGGACCTTTCATGTATCACAACCTTGGCGTGGCCTGGGCGTCGAGTACCCTCGGGTTCATCAGTATTGCGATGATCCCGATCCCCGTACTCTTCTATCGGTATGGTGCTCGGATTCGGTCGTGGTCCAAGAATAGCAAGCACACGTGA